One stretch of Harmonia axyridis chromosome 1, icHarAxyr1.1, whole genome shotgun sequence DNA includes these proteins:
- the LOC123672945 gene encoding homeobox protein Hox-D3-like isoform X4, with amino-acid sequence MEDKVNSVVHEEQKTGVEEMWPLVSIDQGNQCNGDGQIKSPVIEQHIQQRNGYSDSEIYSDIQGNGLSTAPSQITITPMCSEYPEQYVSLDDYYDYNRNSSHQLQAGNWNMSTTYRMNEYNNIRDGRQLGGGYMMTPQQQPQQPQIVPTQITPNTTTKRARTPYTSNQVVELEKEFFTSKYVSESRCINLARALNLTERQIRIWFTKRRMKFKKEQKNKGGSLSTSHPNSPDSQQNPLRTKCNDTMKMPPVYSDYAQMNQHIPYLPRPNQYIGRGYNNWAPDCYPEAPVYPQMGNPPYYPGRNYHGSYIPNNSAQTIAHLQNGSMVHVEEDISSHLTSQEQQILNAINNSNWLDQNLNTSYPILSGETTITDL; translated from the exons ATGGAAGATAAAGTAAATAGTGTAGTTCACGAAGAGCAAAAAACTGGCGTTGAGGAGATGTGGCCATTAGTGTCCATAGATCAGGGGAATCAGTGTAATGGAGATGGACAGATAAAGTCACCAGTGATAGAACAACACATACAACAGAGAAACGGATACAGTGATTCTGAGATATATAGTGATATTCAAGGAAACGGTTTATCAACTGCCCCCTCTCAGATAACCATAACCCCTATGTGTAGTGAATATCCTGAACAATACGTTAGCTTAGATGACTATTACGATTACAATCGTAACAGTTCTCACCAGCTTCAG gCGGGCAATTGGAACATGTCGACTACATATAGGATGAACGAATACAATAATATCAGAGATGGCAGGCAATTAGGTG GAGGGTACATGATGACTCCACAGCAGCAGCCGCAACAACCTCAAATAGTCCCCACACAGATAACACCGAATACAACCACAAAAAGGGCAAGGACACCTTATACGAGCAACCAGGTGGTGGAACTGGAGaaggaatttttcaccagcaaataTGTAAGTGAGTCCAGATGCATTAATTTAGCGAGAGCTCTGAATCTGACCGAACGACAAATCAGGATTTGGTTCACAAAGAGGCGTATGAAGTTCAAGAAGGAGCAGAAGAACAAGGGTGGCTCTCTTTCCACTAGTCATCCCAATTCTCCAGACTCGCAACAGAATCCACTTAGGACCAAATGCAATGATACTATGAAGATGCCTCCAGTATACTCAGATTACGCCCAAATGAATCAACATATTCCTTATTTGCCAAGACCGAATCAATACATTGGCAGGGGATACAATAATTGGGCCCCAGATTGTTACCCGGAAgcccctgtatatccccaaatGGGAAATCCCCCATACTACCCTGGAAGAAACTATCATGGAAGCTATATTCCGAACAATTCCGCTCAAACTATTGCTCATCTTCAGAATGGATCTATGGTTCATGTTGAAGAAGATATTTCGTCCCATTTGACATCCCAGGAACAACAAATTCTGAATGCTATCAATAACAGCAATTGGTTGGATCAAAACTTGAACACCTCATACCCTATACTTAGCGGTGAAACTACCATTACCGACTTGTAA
- the LOC123672945 gene encoding uncharacterized protein LOC123672945 isoform X9 yields the protein MEDKVNSVVHEEQKTGVEEMWPLVSIDQGNQCNGDGQIKSPVIEQHIQQRNGYSDSEIYSDIQGNGLSTAPSQITITPMCSEYPEQYVSLDDYYDYNRNSSHQLQAGNWNMSTTYRMNEYNNIRDGRQLGGGYMMTPQQQPQQPQIVPTQITPNTTTKRARTPYTSNQVVELEKEFFTSKYDLVHKEAYEVQEGAEEQGWLSFH from the exons ATGGAAGATAAAGTAAATAGTGTAGTTCACGAAGAGCAAAAAACTGGCGTTGAGGAGATGTGGCCATTAGTGTCCATAGATCAGGGGAATCAGTGTAATGGAGATGGACAGATAAAGTCACCAGTGATAGAACAACACATACAACAGAGAAACGGATACAGTGATTCTGAGATATATAGTGATATTCAAGGAAACGGTTTATCAACTGCCCCCTCTCAGATAACCATAACCCCTATGTGTAGTGAATATCCTGAACAATACGTTAGCTTAGATGACTATTACGATTACAATCGTAACAGTTCTCACCAGCTTCAG gCGGGCAATTGGAACATGTCGACTACATATAGGATGAACGAATACAATAATATCAGAGATGGCAGGCAATTAGGTG GAGGGTACATGATGACTCCACAGCAGCAGCCGCAACAACCTCAAATAGTCCCCACACAGATAACACCGAATACAACCACAAAAAGGGCAAGGACACCTTATACGAGCAACCAGGTGGTGGAACTGGAGaaggaatttttcaccagcaaataT GATTTGGTTCACAAAGAGGCGTATGAAGTTCAAGAAGGAGCAGAAGAACAAGGGTGGCTCTCTTTCCACTAG
- the LOC123672945 gene encoding homeobox protein Hox-D3-like isoform X7 codes for MEDKVNSVVHEEQKTGVEEMWPLVSIDQGNQCNGDGQIKSPVIEQHIQQRNGYSDSEIYSDIQGNGLSTAPSQITITPMCSEYPEQYVSLDDYYDYNRNSSHQLQAGNWNMSTTYRMNEYNNIRDGRQLGGYMMTPQQQPQQPQIVPTQITPNTTTKRARTPYTSNQVVELEKEFFTSKYVSESRCINLARALNLTERQIRIWFTKRRMKFKKEQKNKGGSLSTSHPNSPDSQQNPLRTKCNDTMKMPPVYSDYAQMNQHIPYLPRPNQYIGRGYNNWAPDCYPEAPVYPQMGNPPYYPGRNYHGSYIPNNSAQTIAHLQNGSMVHVEEDISSHLTSQEQQILNAINNSNWLDQNLNTSYPILSGETTITDL; via the exons ATGGAAGATAAAGTAAATAGTGTAGTTCACGAAGAGCAAAAAACTGGCGTTGAGGAGATGTGGCCATTAGTGTCCATAGATCAGGGGAATCAGTGTAATGGAGATGGACAGATAAAGTCACCAGTGATAGAACAACACATACAACAGAGAAACGGATACAGTGATTCTGAGATATATAGTGATATTCAAGGAAACGGTTTATCAACTGCCCCCTCTCAGATAACCATAACCCCTATGTGTAGTGAATATCCTGAACAATACGTTAGCTTAGATGACTATTACGATTACAATCGTAACAGTTCTCACCAGCTTCAG gCGGGCAATTGGAACATGTCGACTACATATAGGATGAACGAATACAATAATATCAGAGATGGCAGGCAATTAG GAGGGTACATGATGACTCCACAGCAGCAGCCGCAACAACCTCAAATAGTCCCCACACAGATAACACCGAATACAACCACAAAAAGGGCAAGGACACCTTATACGAGCAACCAGGTGGTGGAACTGGAGaaggaatttttcaccagcaaataTGTAAGTGAGTCCAGATGCATTAATTTAGCGAGAGCTCTGAATCTGACCGAACGACAAATCAGGATTTGGTTCACAAAGAGGCGTATGAAGTTCAAGAAGGAGCAGAAGAACAAGGGTGGCTCTCTTTCCACTAGTCATCCCAATTCTCCAGACTCGCAACAGAATCCACTTAGGACCAAATGCAATGATACTATGAAGATGCCTCCAGTATACTCAGATTACGCCCAAATGAATCAACATATTCCTTATTTGCCAAGACCGAATCAATACATTGGCAGGGGATACAATAATTGGGCCCCAGATTGTTACCCGGAAgcccctgtatatccccaaatGGGAAATCCCCCATACTACCCTGGAAGAAACTATCATGGAAGCTATATTCCGAACAATTCCGCTCAAACTATTGCTCATCTTCAGAATGGATCTATGGTTCATGTTGAAGAAGATATTTCGTCCCATTTGACATCCCAGGAACAACAAATTCTGAATGCTATCAATAACAGCAATTGGTTGGATCAAAACTTGAACACCTCATACCCTATACTTAGCGGTGAAACTACCATTACCGACTTGTAA